One window from the genome of Gimesia aquarii encodes:
- the glgA gene encoding glycogen synthase GlgA, translating into MKIVLASSEAIPFAKTGGLADVASALSKALAEVGHEISLFLPYYPQSTARRGINSDDFETCPEKVIISVGSKDVEACLLKAKFPNSNVSVYLVDQPRYFDRPELYHEGGCDYQDNCERFIFFSRSVLEFIDKLNLKPDVIHSNDWQTGLIPALLNIEYQDRSDFEKTASVYTIHNMAFQGQYWHWDMLLTGIDWKYFNRHQMEFFGQLNLLKTGIVFSDMITTVSPTYANEIRTERFGYGLHGVLDSHADRLVGILNGVDPSEWNPEIDPNIEANYSAKTVEQGKPRCKAALQARLELPQRSDVPLLGTISRMTDQKGFSLILDAAENLLTTDVQMIFLGTGDPLHEVAFTDLAKRFPDKVATYIGFDEALAHQIEAGLDIFLMPSQFEPCGLNQMYSLIYGTVPLVHEVGGLADSVIDASGENIENGTANGFSFWHFDATVLYRQMRRAVEMYSDKQTWNQLIQTGMTKDWSWNQSAQNYLSVYQRACSIRAHKTESVSSSP; encoded by the coding sequence ATGAAAATCGTTTTAGCAAGTTCAGAGGCGATTCCATTTGCAAAGACAGGCGGACTGGCTGATGTCGCTTCTGCCCTGTCAAAAGCACTGGCAGAAGTGGGGCATGAAATCAGCTTGTTTTTGCCTTATTATCCTCAATCAACTGCCAGACGAGGTATCAACTCAGACGATTTCGAAACTTGTCCAGAAAAAGTCATCATTTCTGTAGGTAGTAAGGATGTCGAAGCCTGCTTGTTGAAAGCAAAATTTCCCAATTCCAATGTCTCGGTTTATCTAGTAGATCAACCTCGCTATTTTGATCGTCCCGAATTATATCATGAGGGGGGCTGCGATTATCAGGACAATTGTGAGCGATTTATTTTCTTCAGTCGCTCTGTTCTTGAATTCATAGATAAACTGAACCTGAAGCCGGATGTAATTCATTCCAATGACTGGCAGACCGGATTGATACCCGCGCTTTTGAATATTGAATATCAGGATCGTTCCGATTTTGAAAAGACGGCTTCTGTTTATACCATTCATAATATGGCATTTCAGGGCCAATATTGGCATTGGGACATGTTGTTGACAGGGATTGACTGGAAGTATTTTAATCGCCATCAAATGGAATTCTTCGGTCAACTAAACCTTCTGAAAACCGGTATTGTTTTCTCAGACATGATTACCACAGTCAGTCCGACCTACGCAAATGAAATTCGAACAGAGCGATTCGGCTATGGTTTGCATGGAGTGCTTGACTCACATGCAGATCGCTTGGTAGGCATTTTGAATGGTGTGGATCCGAGTGAGTGGAACCCGGAAATCGACCCGAATATCGAAGCAAATTATAGTGCGAAAACTGTAGAACAAGGCAAGCCCCGATGTAAAGCAGCTTTACAAGCGCGATTGGAATTGCCGCAACGGTCAGATGTGCCTTTGCTAGGCACAATTTCCCGAATGACTGATCAAAAAGGATTTTCGTTGATTCTTGATGCGGCAGAAAATCTATTAACTACTGATGTGCAGATGATTTTTCTGGGAACGGGAGACCCATTGCACGAAGTGGCATTTACGGATCTGGCAAAACGATTTCCAGATAAGGTGGCGACCTATATCGGCTTTGATGAAGCACTGGCCCATCAGATAGAAGCCGGGTTGGATATTTTTCTGATGCCCAGTCAATTTGAGCCATGTGGGTTAAACCAGATGTATAGCCTCATTTATGGAACGGTGCCACTCGTGCATGAAGTAGGGGGACTGGCTGATTCGGTCATCGATGCATCCGGAGAAAATATCGAAAACGGAACAGCAAACGGTTTTTCATTCTGGCACTTTGATGCCACAGTGTTATATCGGCAGATGCGTCGTGCTGTTGAGATGTATTCTGATAAACAAACCTGGAACCAGCTGATACAAACAGGCATGACGAAAGACTGGTCCTGGAACCAGAGTGCTCAAAATTATCTCTCCGTTTATCAGCGCGCCTGCAGTATTCGCGCCCACAAAACGGAATCCGTTTCTTCCTCTCCTTGA
- a CDS encoding galactose-1-phosphate uridylyltransferase gives MSVIRTDPLTGFTTIFAPERAKRPIAIAKTAAFDEDIKVQIETDPFAEGKESETTSEVYAVRTSQSEPNQPGWSLRVVANKYPALIPSNDPSSDQNSYGVHEVIVECPQFETQVTRLGLSQFQEIFHAYRNRVAVHRCDPQLNYVIIFKNQGILGGASLGHAHSQLVASQVVPESLSQELETARRYLEQHENSLFSTFSQEMPSGFSGLVTSTTHFNVVCPYASRFAFETWIVPRTLRTHFDDSTDQELDDLAQTSRRLLLALEEILGSHDFNYVIQTPPFDATEESGYAWSLRIYPRLAHLAGFELSTNMFINPVFPEQAIKHLKKQLGP, from the coding sequence ATGTCTGTCATCCGCACTGATCCATTAACGGGTTTTACGACGATCTTTGCGCCGGAACGTGCCAAGCGTCCCATTGCTATCGCGAAAACTGCTGCATTCGATGAAGATATTAAAGTGCAAATAGAAACAGATCCTTTCGCTGAAGGGAAAGAATCGGAGACGACTTCCGAAGTCTATGCAGTGCGTACTTCGCAAAGTGAACCGAACCAGCCTGGCTGGAGTTTAAGAGTGGTGGCGAATAAATATCCAGCACTCATTCCCTCTAACGATCCATCTTCAGATCAAAATTCATACGGTGTGCATGAAGTCATTGTCGAATGTCCTCAATTTGAAACTCAAGTGACTCGGCTGGGACTGTCCCAATTTCAGGAGATCTTTCATGCGTATCGCAATCGCGTAGCCGTTCATCGGTGCGACCCTCAATTGAATTATGTGATCATCTTCAAAAATCAGGGAATTCTCGGTGGGGCTTCGTTGGGGCACGCACACTCACAACTCGTCGCCAGTCAGGTTGTTCCCGAATCTTTATCTCAGGAACTTGAAACGGCTCGACGATATCTGGAGCAACATGAGAATTCTCTTTTCAGTACATTCTCTCAGGAGATGCCATCAGGATTTTCGGGGCTGGTGACTTCAACCACACACTTTAATGTCGTTTGTCCCTATGCCAGTCGCTTTGCCTTTGAAACCTGGATTGTGCCTCGTACTCTAAGGACGCATTTTGACGATTCTACTGACCAGGAGCTGGATGATTTGGCTCAGACCAGCCGACGTCTGCTGTTGGCTTTAGAAGAAATCCTGGGAAGTCACGACTTTAATTATGTCATTCAAACACCACCCTTTGACGCGACTGAGGAATCTGGCTATGCGTGGAGTCTGCGAATTTACCCTCGATTAGCGCATCTGGCAGGCTTTGAACTCTCGACGAACATGTTTATCAATCCAGTTTTTCCTGAACAGGCTATCAAACATCTCAAAAAACAGCTCGGACCCTGA
- a CDS encoding alpha-amylase/4-alpha-glucanotransferase domain-containing protein produces the protein MGCRLRLVLVIHNHQPVGNFEGVFEESYQNSYQPFLDVLSDYPDIPFSLHTSGSLIEWLVDVHPEYIDRVRGLAESGQVEILGGPFYEPILAGIPRRDRIGQILAYTDYLKKLFGTPIRGMWVPERVWEQAFASDLVDAGMEYTLLDDSHFSAAGVRADEMHGYYLSEDEGRLLKIFPDNETLRYQIPFTDPVETIHYLKQIADHQPNSVVVFGDDGEKFGAWPGTYDHVYRDGWLKKFLDLLQQNGDWLKVTTLSEAVDSVSPLGSCYLPDASYREMTEWALSPERQLELADLKEKFASVEGFDRLKPYLRGGFWRNFRVKYTELNEMYARMLEVSDRLQDLEETGVDAENIPLLNEARVELYRAQCNCPYWHGAFGGLYLPHLRNAIYKHLISADSLMEKITRSEPNWITVEAADFNLDARQEVRLASNRLVSYLAPAGGGHLYELDVRGAKQNLLATLNRRPEPYHEIIRKAAQEKRDGSQNGEELGKIHNAVHFKQPDLDKKLKYDDTPRKSLVDHFYQPGLDIQTAIDGGGEVGDFVQGVFQSSMRRTDDYCEVRMKRKGHVGPYQIEMTKTVSLAKGAAGTLEFHYELEQLPTDVPLHFGVEFNFAGMAAGASDRYFYNHLGKQLGELGAQLDLEKIDRIGLVDEWLGLDAALDLSSPANIWTFPIETISQSEGGYELVHQSSVVIPRWDFVADEQGHWSVSITLSLDTSAAQAKALSEAAASGA, from the coding sequence ATGGGCTGTCGACTTCGGCTCGTATTAGTCATTCACAACCATCAACCAGTTGGGAATTTTGAAGGGGTTTTCGAAGAATCCTATCAAAACAGCTATCAGCCGTTTCTGGATGTTTTATCAGATTACCCTGATATTCCCTTTTCATTACATACTTCAGGTAGCTTGATAGAATGGCTGGTCGATGTCCATCCTGAATACATCGACCGAGTACGGGGATTAGCTGAATCTGGTCAAGTAGAGATTCTAGGTGGACCGTTTTATGAGCCCATTCTGGCGGGAATTCCTCGACGTGACCGAATTGGGCAAATCCTGGCTTATACTGATTACTTGAAGAAATTGTTTGGAACACCCATCCGGGGAATGTGGGTTCCAGAACGTGTCTGGGAGCAGGCATTTGCTTCGGATCTGGTCGATGCGGGTATGGAATACACTTTGCTCGATGACTCGCATTTTAGTGCTGCCGGAGTTCGTGCTGATGAGATGCATGGCTATTATCTGTCGGAAGACGAAGGCCGTTTACTAAAGATCTTTCCAGACAACGAAACATTGCGTTATCAAATACCGTTTACAGATCCCGTGGAGACCATCCATTATCTGAAACAGATTGCCGACCACCAGCCCAATTCAGTTGTAGTCTTTGGTGACGATGGCGAGAAATTTGGAGCCTGGCCTGGAACTTATGACCATGTTTATCGTGATGGTTGGTTGAAAAAATTTCTAGATCTGCTGCAACAAAACGGTGACTGGTTAAAAGTAACGACGCTTTCCGAAGCCGTCGATTCGGTCTCACCTTTGGGGAGTTGTTATCTTCCCGATGCCAGCTATCGTGAGATGACGGAGTGGGCACTTTCACCGGAACGTCAACTCGAACTGGCAGACTTGAAAGAAAAGTTTGCTTCTGTAGAAGGCTTTGATCGATTGAAGCCTTATCTACGGGGGGGGTTCTGGCGCAATTTTCGTGTGAAATACACCGAACTTAATGAAATGTATGCCAGAATGTTAGAAGTCAGTGATCGATTGCAAGACCTGGAAGAAACAGGAGTCGATGCCGAGAATATCCCTTTGCTGAATGAAGCGCGCGTGGAATTGTATCGGGCACAATGTAATTGCCCATATTGGCATGGAGCCTTTGGAGGCTTGTATTTACCACATCTCAGAAATGCTATCTATAAGCATTTGATTTCAGCAGATTCTTTAATGGAAAAGATCACTCGATCCGAACCAAACTGGATTACTGTTGAAGCAGCGGATTTCAATCTGGATGCCCGTCAAGAAGTTCGACTGGCCAGCAATCGTCTCGTAAGCTACCTCGCACCCGCAGGAGGGGGGCATCTTTATGAATTGGATGTACGGGGGGCAAAACAGAATCTTCTTGCAACATTGAATCGTCGTCCTGAACCCTACCATGAAATTATCCGTAAAGCGGCACAGGAGAAACGGGATGGGAGCCAGAATGGAGAAGAACTCGGGAAGATTCATAATGCAGTGCATTTCAAACAGCCTGATCTGGATAAGAAATTGAAATATGATGACACCCCTCGCAAATCGTTGGTAGATCATTTTTATCAACCTGGCCTCGATATACAGACTGCGATCGATGGTGGAGGAGAAGTGGGGGATTTTGTGCAGGGAGTTTTTCAAAGCTCGATGCGTCGCACTGATGATTACTGCGAAGTACGTATGAAACGTAAGGGACATGTCGGTCCTTATCAAATTGAAATGACTAAGACTGTATCATTGGCAAAAGGAGCAGCAGGTACTCTGGAATTTCATTACGAACTAGAGCAGCTACCCACTGATGTACCACTCCATTTTGGTGTGGAATTTAATTTTGCGGGAATGGCCGCCGGGGCGAGTGATCGTTATTTCTATAACCATCTGGGTAAGCAACTGGGAGAGTTGGGTGCTCAATTGGACCTGGAAAAAATAGATCGAATTGGCTTGGTTGACGAATGGCTGGGGCTAGATGCTGCTTTGGATTTATCCTCGCCTGCTAATATTTGGACCTTTCCCATTGAAACGATCAGTCAGTCGGAGGGGGGATATGAACTGGTGCATCAGAGTTCGGTTGTCATTCCCCGTTGGGATTTTGTTGCTGACGAACAGGGACACTGGTCAGTGAGTATCACCCTGTCACTTGATACCTCAGCCGCTCAAGCCAAAGCGCTTAGTGAAGCAGCCGCTTCCGGAGCATGA
- a CDS encoding DUF1501 domain-containing protein, with protein sequence MSLYHHQHIQTHRKGFSRRSFLKKFSMGAMAAGTLSFHDLMSVSAEELRKEGRAMILLWMAGGPSQLETFDPKPKSSGAGDKKAISTSVSGIEISENWKNTAKVMQDIALIRSMTNKEGNHQRASYQMHTGYIPSGSVKHPSLGSNIAREIGNRELDIPSIVSVGTTNGAGFLGVDYEPFNVSNPGNTPNNVAATVPNQRYQKRLGLLNRLDSEFAGRGGEVVVKNHSKIYNKASSLVLSPETKVFDFSSEPESLREQYGDNTFGKGCLLARRLVEAGSTFIEVRSNGWDNHANISEVITPISQQVDTGMAALISDLKERGMLERTLVVWMGEFGRTPKINARGGRDHYPRVFSAAMAGGGVQGGQVIGSSTANGSAVQDRPVSVADLFCSICQSLKVDPKKENMSPLGRPMKIVDGGKVVTELFS encoded by the coding sequence ATGAGTCTTTATCACCATCAGCATATTCAAACTCATCGCAAAGGCTTTTCACGTCGTAGTTTTCTGAAAAAATTCTCTATGGGGGCTATGGCCGCGGGAACGCTGAGTTTTCACGACTTAATGAGTGTTTCCGCCGAAGAATTGCGTAAAGAAGGGCGCGCCATGATTCTGCTTTGGATGGCAGGAGGCCCCAGCCAGCTTGAAACGTTTGACCCCAAACCAAAGTCATCAGGTGCAGGAGATAAAAAAGCGATCTCTACTTCTGTTTCAGGAATTGAGATTTCTGAAAATTGGAAGAATACTGCTAAGGTGATGCAGGATATCGCCCTCATCCGTTCGATGACCAACAAAGAAGGGAATCATCAACGTGCCTCCTATCAGATGCATACGGGCTATATTCCGTCAGGCAGTGTGAAGCACCCCAGTCTAGGCTCGAATATCGCACGCGAAATCGGTAACCGAGAACTGGATATCCCCTCGATTGTTTCTGTGGGAACAACCAATGGCGCAGGGTTCCTGGGGGTTGATTATGAACCGTTCAACGTTTCTAACCCGGGAAATACTCCCAATAATGTGGCCGCTACCGTACCGAACCAACGATATCAAAAACGATTAGGATTATTAAACCGTCTGGATTCCGAGTTTGCCGGACGGGGTGGCGAAGTTGTAGTGAAGAACCATAGTAAAATCTATAACAAAGCATCTTCCCTCGTACTGAGTCCTGAAACAAAAGTTTTTGATTTTAGTTCAGAGCCAGAGTCATTGCGTGAGCAGTATGGCGATAACACGTTTGGAAAAGGCTGTCTGCTGGCACGTAGACTGGTAGAGGCCGGCTCAACGTTTATCGAAGTACGTTCGAATGGCTGGGATAACCATGCCAACATCTCGGAAGTGATTACACCGATCTCACAACAAGTAGATACCGGGATGGCAGCACTCATTTCTGATCTCAAAGAACGAGGCATGCTGGAACGAACTCTGGTGGTATGGATGGGTGAATTTGGTCGTACACCTAAAATCAATGCTCGTGGTGGCAGAGACCATTATCCACGCGTGTTCTCAGCTGCTATGGCCGGAGGCGGTGTGCAAGGGGGACAAGTCATTGGCTCATCAACCGCAAATGGCTCGGCTGTTCAGGATCGGCCGGTGAGTGTCGCCGATCTGTTCTGTTCGATTTGTCAGTCGTTAAAAGTTGATCCCAAGAAAGAAAACATGAGCCCACTGGGACGCCCAATGAAGATCGTCGATGGGGGCAAGGTCGTCACAGAGTTATTCTCCTGA
- a CDS encoding DUF1549 domain-containing protein, producing the protein MTSFSVNRTTQIVCLFLFTLSVPLCHSSTFAATKSGSQSIKHQRVDEIATAQQVDELIEAELKKTNIQPAKLANDEDFLRRVTFDLAGRKPTSSEVILFGLDASPDKRKTIINDLLNSESYAVNWARYWRDVIYLRATDIRSRINQSEFVAWMTTQLDENKSWDQIATDLLTATGDVRENGSTALIFAHQGDPAELAAETSRIFLGIQIQCANCHDHPTDKWKRDSFHELAAFFPRVRVRPVRDAQRRSFQVVSVDQGSQYDRRLQMFKDPSPLFRAFDRNRDGKLTEAEVKRSRLARNFEQMLDRGDSNSDKALTIKEIKSIALPPNTRRATPEYLMPDLNDPTASGKVVHPVLFVGTKASPKGLKDLERRETLSKYLTSKSNPWFSRAIVNRMWAEMLGEGFYMPIDDIGPERSAVYPKVLETLADGFTASRYDLKWLYRTIANTRAYQRQMQAKKPEEIQAPFAAQSPTRLRGDQVFTAITQVFGVDDLQANRNLRDRYNRGNRTARSQFSNLFTFDPSTAQDEITGDVPQALFMMNSTTINGFLRSNQNTKLAQIARDYPKNSDAIHELYLLILSREPSKTEMKVCQDYFKSTDNRNEALEDLMWSLLNSSEFITKR; encoded by the coding sequence ATGACGAGTTTTTCCGTAAATCGAACGACACAAATTGTTTGCCTTTTTCTATTTACATTGTCGGTCCCATTATGCCACTCTTCTACTTTCGCAGCAACAAAGAGTGGCTCACAATCGATCAAACACCAAAGAGTTGATGAAATCGCGACGGCACAGCAGGTTGACGAGCTGATTGAAGCAGAACTCAAAAAAACAAATATTCAGCCAGCGAAACTGGCCAATGATGAAGATTTTCTCCGCCGTGTGACCTTCGATTTGGCTGGAAGAAAACCAACTTCTTCTGAAGTGATCCTGTTCGGCCTGGATGCGAGTCCTGATAAACGAAAAACGATTATTAATGATTTACTTAATTCGGAAAGTTATGCCGTTAACTGGGCGCGGTATTGGCGCGATGTCATTTACCTCCGTGCGACAGACATTCGTTCCCGGATCAATCAGTCTGAGTTCGTAGCCTGGATGACAACTCAACTCGACGAAAATAAAAGCTGGGATCAAATTGCTACCGACTTGCTTACGGCAACTGGGGATGTTCGGGAAAATGGGAGTACCGCATTGATTTTCGCCCATCAAGGTGATCCCGCAGAATTGGCTGCTGAAACTTCACGCATCTTTTTGGGTATCCAGATTCAATGTGCGAACTGTCACGATCATCCCACCGACAAATGGAAACGAGACAGTTTCCATGAGCTGGCAGCTTTCTTCCCCCGTGTCCGGGTGCGTCCGGTTCGAGATGCTCAACGCCGCTCCTTCCAAGTTGTTTCGGTGGATCAAGGTAGCCAATATGATCGACGCTTGCAAATGTTCAAAGATCCCTCACCACTATTTAGAGCATTCGATCGTAACCGGGATGGCAAATTGACAGAGGCAGAAGTCAAACGATCCCGTTTAGCCAGAAATTTCGAGCAAATGCTTGATCGTGGAGATTCAAACTCGGATAAAGCACTGACGATCAAAGAAATTAAAAGCATTGCTCTACCCCCCAATACACGACGTGCCACACCCGAATATCTGATGCCCGACTTAAACGATCCTACTGCTTCCGGTAAAGTTGTTCATCCTGTGTTATTTGTCGGAACAAAAGCCTCTCCTAAAGGGCTCAAAGACCTGGAACGACGGGAAACACTTTCAAAATATCTCACATCCAAATCGAATCCCTGGTTTTCCCGTGCCATAGTAAATCGTATGTGGGCCGAAATGCTGGGTGAAGGGTTTTATATGCCTATTGATGATATTGGACCGGAACGTAGTGCCGTTTATCCCAAAGTGTTAGAGACTCTGGCTGACGGATTCACGGCGAGCCGATACGACCTGAAATGGCTTTATCGTACGATCGCAAACACGCGTGCCTATCAGAGGCAAATGCAAGCCAAAAAACCAGAAGAAATCCAAGCTCCCTTTGCTGCCCAGTCTCCCACACGATTACGAGGCGATCAAGTATTCACAGCGATCACTCAGGTATTCGGCGTGGATGACCTTCAGGCAAACCGTAATCTGAGAGATCGATATAACAGAGGAAATCGCACCGCCCGTAGTCAATTCAGTAATTTGTTTACTTTTGATCCTTCAACCGCGCAGGATGAAATCACCGGTGATGTTCCTCAGGCACTGTTTATGATGAACTCCACAACCATCAATGGATTTCTGAGAAGTAACCAGAACACGAAGCTCGCTCAGATAGCCAGAGATTACCCGAAGAATTCAGATGCGATTCATGAACTCTATTTACTGATACTTTCCAGAGAACCGAGCAAAACCGAAATGAAAGTTTGTCAGGATTATTTTAAATCAACTGATAACCGGAACGAAGCACTCGAAGATCTTATGTGGAGCCTGCTCAATTCCAGTGAATTTATCACAAAACGTTAA
- a CDS encoding GntP family permease, which translates to MEQSTLVLLIIFSGVAIVIGGVLFFRLHAFLALLAAAICVGFLTPASQIEETSLRKNKLKLIEVDGENQRLQIEINKLGSIQPGMLLLIMGRDQPKFPLIPIAETEVKRVTAKFTETGKRIAIADLQIREGSASRLIKLDDFAITPANYQAAIMQGKQSVGERVAAGFGSTCTKIGILIALAAIIGMCLLESGAAERIVRSSVNFVGEKLAPLAFMASGFLLAIPVFFDTVFYLLIPLGKAMRFRTGKNYLLYVLAIVTGGTMAHSLVPPTPGPLFVAEQLGVDIATMMIGGMIVGSVAALFGLGYAVMINKRCVLPFRDSADVTKEDLTKLAASRLEDLPALWLSLTPILLPVILIAGSTMLKFESIKNICSPEIQSLILTLGNKNMALGIATVIALATLIRQKKSSLSELSTSIQASLSTGGVIILITAAGGAFGGVLQQTGVSDLIESLPQVSPLTLVTLAFLITTAIRSAQGSSTVAMITTVGILGGIAESTTLGFHPVYLALAIGCGSKPISWMNDSGFWVIGKMSGMTEGETLKYVTPMTALMGIVGFIIVLLGVQFFPMV; encoded by the coding sequence ATGGAACAGAGCACTTTGGTATTACTTATCATTTTTTCAGGAGTGGCCATTGTCATTGGTGGTGTGCTCTTTTTTCGTTTACACGCATTTCTGGCCTTGTTAGCCGCGGCGATTTGTGTGGGATTTTTAACCCCTGCTTCACAAATTGAAGAGACATCACTGCGAAAAAATAAACTGAAATTGATTGAGGTCGATGGAGAGAATCAGAGGCTCCAGATTGAGATTAACAAACTGGGTTCTATCCAACCTGGAATGCTTCTGCTCATCATGGGGCGTGACCAACCGAAATTTCCGCTGATTCCGATTGCGGAAACTGAAGTCAAACGTGTTACTGCGAAATTTACTGAAACAGGCAAGCGAATTGCGATTGCCGACTTACAAATTCGTGAAGGTAGTGCAAGCCGTCTCATTAAGCTGGATGATTTTGCTATTACGCCTGCTAATTATCAGGCAGCGATTATGCAGGGGAAACAATCGGTAGGTGAGCGTGTGGCTGCTGGCTTTGGTTCCACGTGTACGAAAATTGGAATCTTAATAGCATTGGCTGCCATCATCGGAATGTGTTTATTGGAAAGTGGTGCTGCAGAACGTATTGTTCGTTCGTCAGTCAACTTTGTGGGAGAAAAACTGGCCCCACTCGCGTTTATGGCCAGTGGGTTTTTACTAGCGATTCCAGTCTTCTTCGACACGGTTTTTTATCTATTGATACCATTGGGAAAGGCGATGCGTTTTCGAACTGGCAAGAACTATCTCCTCTATGTCCTGGCAATTGTAACCGGTGGCACGATGGCTCATTCGCTGGTACCGCCTACACCCGGACCGTTGTTTGTGGCAGAACAGTTAGGTGTGGATATTGCAACAATGATGATCGGTGGGATGATCGTCGGTAGCGTCGCGGCGTTATTTGGCCTGGGGTATGCCGTAATGATCAACAAACGTTGTGTCTTACCCTTCCGTGATTCTGCCGATGTGACTAAGGAAGATTTGACCAAACTGGCCGCAAGTCGACTGGAAGATTTACCTGCTCTGTGGTTGTCGCTCACCCCCATTCTGCTTCCCGTAATACTAATTGCTGGTTCCACGATGTTGAAATTCGAATCGATCAAAAATATATGTTCTCCCGAGATACAATCACTGATCTTGACATTGGGAAATAAAAATATGGCGCTCGGCATCGCTACTGTGATCGCACTCGCGACTCTGATTCGTCAGAAAAAGTCATCACTGTCAGAACTTTCGACCTCAATTCAGGCATCGTTGTCCACAGGAGGGGTGATTATTTTGATCACGGCTGCCGGTGGTGCGTTTGGTGGTGTGCTGCAACAAACGGGGGTCAGTGACCTGATCGAATCCCTGCCACAAGTTTCTCCCTTGACGCTGGTGACTTTGGCGTTTTTGATTACAACCGCCATTCGCAGTGCGCAGGGGTCGTCCACTGTCGCCATGATCACCACGGTTGGTATCTTAGGTGGTATTGCTGAATCTACGACTCTTGGGTTTCATCCGGTTTATCTGGCACTGGCGATAGGCTGTGGTTCCAAGCCGATCTCCTGGATGAATGACAGCGGATTCTGGGTCATCGGGAAAATGAGCGGTATGACCGAAGGAGAAACATTAAAATACGTCACTCCCATGACGGCGCTCATGGGCATTGTCGGGTTTATCATCGTCTTATTGGGAGTACAGTTTTTCCCGATGGTTTGA